One Felis catus isolate Fca126 chromosome D3, F.catus_Fca126_mat1.0, whole genome shotgun sequence DNA segment encodes these proteins:
- the LOC101093758 gene encoding uncharacterized protein LOC101093758 isoform X6 produces MSGIKTFDDATTGKEEGTAKSAMEAKEDGVGVIENVPPEQTVNGSLTSAGGVHKNYRSDMMSASELGEEDDVESPSLPEGRCSSSVLTTLQITESGPPRLSRIIFLPENQRVMDFNHIYKTPSKQHLDFIFKQCLYPRWAQTYSPEIKSHMLHRLNQPDAPLLFFLISDYLQNNNNNNNQQSA; encoded by the exons ATGTCAGGAATTAAGACCTTTGATGATGCCACAACAGGAAAAGAG GAAGGAACAGCAAAGTCAGCAATGGAAGCAAAGGAAGATGGTGTTGGTGTTATTGAAAATGTGCCACCAGAACAGACAGTTAATGGCAGTTTGACTTCTGCTGGTGGAGTGCATAAAAATTACAGAAGTG ATATGATGTCAGCATCAGAATTAGGAGAAGAGGATGATGTAGAATCACCTTCTCTTCCTGAG ggAAGATGCAGCTCTTCTGTTCTCACGACCTTGCAAATAACTGAATCAGGTCCACCCAGATTATCTAGGATAATCTTCCTTCCTGAAAATCAACGGGTTATGgactttaatcacatctacaaaacacCCTCAAAGCAACACCTAG attttatttttaagcaatgtctatacccacgttgggctcaaacttacagccctgagatcaagagtcacatgctccaccggctgaaccagccagatgcccctctacttttttttttaatatcagattacctacaaaacaacaacaacaacaacaaccagcaATCAGCTTAG